The following proteins are encoded in a genomic region of Gimesia algae:
- a CDS encoding nucleoside deaminase — protein sequence MDEFMQAAIEEAEKGHDAGGVPIGSVLVHEGKIIGRGHNQRQQKGSAILHGEMSALEDAGRQPAHVYRNCVIYTTLSPCPMCSGAIRLYQIPRVVIGENQTFLGDERLLKSSGIEIEVLQDPHCIQLMEEFIAAHPEMWNEDIGE from the coding sequence ATGGATGAGTTCATGCAGGCGGCGATTGAAGAAGCCGAAAAAGGACACGATGCAGGAGGCGTACCCATCGGGTCGGTGCTGGTTCACGAAGGCAAAATCATCGGCCGCGGACACAACCAGCGACAGCAGAAAGGAAGCGCGATTCTGCATGGCGAGATGTCGGCATTGGAAGATGCAGGCCGGCAGCCGGCCCACGTGTATCGTAACTGTGTGATTTACACAACGCTCTCCCCCTGCCCGATGTGCAGCGGCGCGATTCGCCTGTACCAGATCCCCCGCGTCGTCATCGGCGAGAACCAGACCTTCCTGGGTGACGAACGCCTGCTGAAATCGAGCGGCATCGAAATCGAAGTCCTGCAGGACCCACACTGCATTCAACTGATGGAAGAGTTCATCGCCGCCCACCCCGAGATGTGGAACGAAGATATCGGGGAGTGA
- a CDS encoding YihY/virulence factor BrkB family protein, protein MKISRLRNVLKQTGSEFMSDECMGSGAAIAYYMIFSLPPLLAIVFAVATQFSSPERVTTVINSQLGLPVEQNNVETDGSSSSSAFNLTSVAERAQPGPKPEHPWWSRILGIGILVFSASGVLAQLQGALNKAWNVEPDPRQSGMMSFLKKRLISLGMLVVIGLLLLVSLVLTTFVDEFTRWIQDGELTAGMLTVMMVINSILTLGLATLLFAATFKVLPDAQISWRDVFVGAGVTAFLFVIGKTGIGWYLQVSEAGSSWGSAATSMIGILIWVYYSSLIILLGAEFTQNWAIEFGSGLKPAPGAILVTEEKNYHRTESEVLLHKS, encoded by the coding sequence ATGAAAATCAGTCGCCTGCGAAATGTGTTGAAACAGACCGGCTCTGAATTCATGTCCGACGAATGCATGGGCAGCGGTGCGGCGATTGCGTATTACATGATCTTTTCACTCCCCCCCTTACTGGCAATCGTATTCGCAGTGGCGACTCAATTCTCATCACCCGAAAGAGTGACGACGGTCATCAATTCCCAGCTGGGGTTACCTGTCGAGCAAAATAATGTTGAGACAGACGGCAGTTCGTCCTCATCCGCGTTTAATCTGACCAGTGTTGCCGAGCGTGCTCAGCCTGGACCTAAACCGGAACACCCCTGGTGGTCGCGCATCCTGGGAATAGGGATTCTCGTATTTTCTGCCAGTGGCGTGCTGGCCCAGTTGCAGGGTGCCTTGAACAAAGCCTGGAATGTCGAACCCGATCCCCGTCAAAGCGGAATGATGTCCTTTCTCAAAAAAAGATTGATCTCCCTGGGGATGCTGGTCGTTATCGGACTGCTGTTACTCGTTTCCCTGGTGCTGACCACGTTTGTGGATGAGTTCACCCGCTGGATTCAGGATGGCGAACTCACCGCTGGCATGCTCACAGTGATGATGGTCATTAATAGCATCTTGACTTTAGGGCTGGCGACCTTATTATTTGCCGCCACGTTTAAAGTCCTGCCTGATGCACAAATTAGCTGGCGCGATGTCTTTGTGGGAGCAGGCGTGACAGCGTTCCTGTTTGTGATCGGAAAAACCGGTATCGGCTGGTATCTGCAGGTTTCGGAGGCAGGGTCCAGCTGGGGAAGCGCTGCGACGTCCATGATTGGAATTCTGATCTGGGTTTACTACTCGTCCCTGATCATATTACTGGGAGCCGAATTCACACAAAACTGGGCCATCGAATTCGGCAGCGGCCTCAAGCCGGCTCCGGGTGCCATTCTGGTCACCGAAGAAAAAAACTATCACCGCACAGAAAGTGAAGTTCTGCTTCACAAAAGTTGA
- a CDS encoding sulfatase has protein sequence MMYRMLLLVLQAVLLLSSMFAVPGTSHAADQKPWNVVFFLVDDLGWTDLGCYGSDFYQSPNIDQLAAEGMKFTQNYSACNACSPTRGALLTGMYPARTHLTDWIPGWAKSYTDFPLKPPGWKKHLDQKYTTLPEALRTAGYQTFHVGKWHLGGRGNLPQDHGFDVNISGTNRGLPRSYHFPYGGDAMKWDSSLTEAQRQDRYLTDRMADEAVALIRGQQDKPFFLYCSFYSVHSPIQGRPDLVKKYKGLPAGKRHKNPEYAAMIQSVDEAIGRVRAQLKESGIADRTLIVFTSDNGGVRRKTSNNDPLRGEKGQHWEGGTRVPAIVLWPGVTPAGSVCQEPVITMDFYPTILNITGVKGNAAHNQSVDGLSLVPLLKDPAATLNREALYWHYPHYNVFIGVPYSAIRVGEYKLIHYYEDGHDELYNLADDLSETSDISKTYPELTARLERRLQEHLKQVGAQLPVPNPQN, from the coding sequence ATGATGTATCGCATGCTGTTACTGGTTTTACAGGCTGTGCTCCTGTTATCGTCGATGTTTGCTGTCCCAGGAACGTCACACGCCGCAGACCAAAAGCCCTGGAACGTGGTCTTCTTCCTCGTTGATGATCTGGGCTGGACCGATCTGGGCTGTTATGGCAGTGACTTCTACCAGAGTCCGAACATCGATCAACTCGCTGCTGAGGGGATGAAGTTCACGCAGAACTATTCCGCCTGTAATGCCTGTTCGCCAACCCGGGGTGCGCTCCTGACCGGCATGTATCCCGCACGCACACATCTGACCGACTGGATTCCCGGCTGGGCCAAGTCCTACACCGATTTCCCTTTGAAGCCGCCCGGATGGAAAAAACATCTGGATCAGAAATACACGACGCTGCCCGAGGCCTTGCGCACAGCCGGCTATCAGACGTTTCATGTCGGCAAATGGCATCTGGGCGGCCGCGGGAATCTTCCGCAGGATCATGGCTTTGACGTCAACATCAGCGGGACGAATCGTGGTCTGCCCCGCAGTTATCACTTCCCCTATGGCGGTGATGCGATGAAGTGGGACAGCAGTCTGACGGAAGCACAGCGGCAGGATCGTTATCTCACCGATCGCATGGCCGACGAAGCGGTCGCACTCATCCGCGGGCAGCAGGATAAACCTTTCTTTCTGTATTGTTCGTTCTATTCCGTGCACTCCCCCATTCAGGGCCGCCCCGATCTGGTAAAGAAGTATAAAGGCTTACCCGCCGGTAAACGGCACAAAAATCCCGAGTACGCCGCCATGATTCAAAGCGTCGATGAAGCCATCGGCCGCGTCCGTGCCCAACTGAAAGAGAGTGGCATCGCGGACCGCACGCTGATTGTTTTTACATCCGATAATGGCGGAGTCCGCCGCAAAACCAGTAATAACGATCCCCTCCGCGGCGAGAAGGGGCAACACTGGGAAGGGGGGACCCGCGTGCCTGCCATCGTGCTCTGGCCTGGCGTCACTCCCGCAGGCTCTGTCTGTCAGGAACCTGTCATCACCATGGACTTTTATCCGACGATTTTGAACATCACCGGCGTTAAAGGCAACGCGGCCCACAATCAGAGCGTCGACGGACTCTCCCTGGTTCCCCTGCTGAAAGACCCCGCCGCGACACTCAACCGCGAAGCCCTTTACTGGCATTATCCACATTACAACGTGTTCATCGGCGTTCCTTATTCAGCCATTCGTGTCGGCGAGTATAAGCTGATCCATTATTATGAAGACGGCCACGATGAACTCTACAACCTGGCTGACGACCTGAGTGAGACCAGCGATATTTCAAAGACGTACCCGGAACTCACCGCCCGGCTTGAACGGCGGCTGCAGGAGCATCTCAAACAGGTCGGTGCACAACTGCCGGTCCCCAATCCGCAAAACTGA
- a CDS encoding DUF4112 domain-containing protein, which translates to MIQKVKRKQSSPVKPIVLPARDSAYRAERADRFAQFEKLTRFLDDAIKVPGTNMRIGWDSLIGIVPGLGDVVSTALSGYLIYQAKQLGASKWVLTRMAGNVGLDFLIGAVPVVGDVFDAFFKSNRRNSQLLKKHLDRRNAG; encoded by the coding sequence ATGATTCAGAAAGTAAAACGCAAACAGTCGTCCCCCGTCAAACCCATTGTTCTGCCCGCGCGGGACAGTGCTTACCGCGCAGAACGCGCCGATCGCTTTGCACAGTTTGAAAAGCTGACCCGTTTTCTGGATGATGCCATCAAAGTGCCGGGAACCAACATGCGAATCGGCTGGGATTCCCTGATAGGAATTGTGCCCGGCCTGGGAGATGTGGTTTCGACTGCCTTATCCGGCTACCTGATTTATCAGGCAAAACAGCTGGGTGCCTCTAAATGGGTGTTGACCCGTATGGCGGGCAATGTGGGACTGGACTTTTTGATCGGCGCCGTCCCCGTCGTGGGAGATGTCTTTGACGCCTTCTTCAAATCGAACCGTCGCAATTCCCAACTGTTGAAAAAACACCTGGATCGACGCAACGCCGGTTGA
- a CDS encoding SGNH/GDSL hydrolase family protein, translating to MLQNCFLFLFSCLCLVPIKATAATVINAGVGGNRSSQLLKRLDRDVLAKKPTTVVLMVGTNDRLNSGGFIDIQTYRKNVESLIDQIEAAGAKVLLMTPPTCLPELLFNRHDRKKYDDQSPIERMQEVRSVLLDLAQQKHVGLLDFHEYLIQHKIADDQKTSMLRNPANSGVKDGVHLIPAGYELLAKLVAEKLQAGEFDTTTVVCFGDSLTKGSAKANYPASLQTILNTGK from the coding sequence ATGCTCCAGAACTGTTTCCTGTTTCTGTTCTCCTGTCTCTGCCTGGTCCCGATAAAAGCGACTGCCGCGACGGTGATTAACGCGGGTGTGGGTGGAAACCGGAGTTCACAACTCCTGAAGCGACTGGACCGCGATGTGCTGGCGAAAAAGCCGACGACGGTGGTGCTGATGGTGGGCACGAATGACCGGCTCAACTCGGGCGGGTTCATCGACATTCAAACCTATCGGAAGAATGTGGAATCGCTGATCGATCAGATCGAAGCAGCCGGCGCAAAAGTTTTGCTGATGACACCTCCCACGTGTCTTCCCGAGCTGCTGTTCAATCGACATGACCGTAAGAAGTATGACGATCAATCACCGATTGAGCGGATGCAGGAAGTACGAAGCGTGCTGCTGGATTTGGCCCAACAGAAACACGTGGGCCTGCTGGATTTCCACGAATATCTGATCCAACACAAGATTGCCGACGATCAGAAAACGAGCATGCTCCGCAACCCGGCGAACAGTGGCGTGAAGGATGGCGTGCATCTGATTCCCGCGGGATACGAGCTGCTGGCAAAGCTGGTCGCCGAGAAGCTTCAAGCAGGTGAATTTGATACGACGACGGTTGTCTGTTTCGGAGACAGTTTGACCAAAGGTTCTGCGAAAGCGAATTACCCGGCGTCTCTGCAGACGATTCTGAATACCGGGAAGTGA
- a CDS encoding DUF1559 domain-containing protein, producing the protein MQARSRLPVRQTGFTLIELLVVIAIIAILIALLLPAVQQAREAARRSTCRNNLKQLGLALHNYHDAFTGFPVNLYGGYGDTAKVGGHTQTSKSWGWMVRILPYIDQASLYNECDPGNKTMLDSGHLATVVPVFLCPSDPAPAVITESTPYTTGGTNVARTDYKGVMGSDWQWGAYTNNIITVGGDSFESNNGLFFALSYRKFRRLRDITDGASNTTVVGESVANEAMAASFRPGWSWMNAAECNASCAVPLNTYNSRSPLTLPWDVVHSFASQHTGGGHFLMADGAVRFISDNIDLATYRDLSSTNGGEILGEF; encoded by the coding sequence ATGCAGGCCAGATCCCGTCTTCCGGTCCGTCAGACCGGTTTTACCTTGATCGAACTACTTGTTGTGATCGCAATCATTGCCATATTGATTGCACTGCTTCTGCCAGCGGTACAGCAGGCGCGCGAAGCCGCCCGGCGCAGCACGTGCCGAAATAACCTGAAACAGCTCGGGTTGGCATTGCACAATTATCACGATGCCTTTACTGGATTTCCCGTCAATCTGTACGGTGGCTACGGAGATACAGCCAAAGTTGGAGGCCATACCCAGACCTCAAAGTCCTGGGGCTGGATGGTACGGATTCTGCCTTATATCGACCAGGCTTCGCTCTATAACGAATGCGATCCGGGTAATAAAACGATGTTGGACAGCGGGCATCTGGCGACAGTCGTTCCCGTCTTCCTCTGCCCCAGCGATCCGGCGCCGGCGGTGATCACTGAATCAACTCCCTATACAACGGGAGGTACCAATGTCGCACGCACCGATTACAAAGGTGTCATGGGGAGCGACTGGCAGTGGGGCGCTTACACCAACAACATTATCACCGTGGGTGGTGATTCTTTTGAAAGCAATAACGGGCTGTTTTTCGCGCTCAGTTATCGGAAATTCAGACGCCTCAGAGATATTACCGATGGCGCCAGTAATACGACCGTTGTGGGGGAATCGGTGGCGAATGAAGCAATGGCGGCCAGCTTTCGTCCCGGCTGGAGCTGGATGAACGCCGCCGAATGTAATGCCAGTTGTGCCGTCCCGTTAAATACCTACAACTCGCGATCTCCCCTGACGCTGCCCTGGGATGTCGTGCACAGCTTTGCCAGCCAGCATACAGGCGGCGGTCATTTTCTGATGGCCGACGGCGCAGTACGTTTCATTTCAGACAACATCGATCTGGCAACGTACCGGGACCTGTCGAGTACGAATGGCGGAGAAATACTCGGAGAGTTTTAA
- a CDS encoding DUF1501 domain-containing protein: MPGRLSDRRLSRRELLRVGALGTAGLTLPQLLASQAARAADSVNGPAAKADACIILFLNGGPSHLDMWDMKPSGPIEIRGEFNPIASSLEGVQVCEHLPLLAQQMHHTTLIRSMNHSVNNSHAAAVYAALTGHDRGEQGGVAKPDDHPCPGAVLAKLRPTPHGSLPYISLPYKTKEGAAGPLQPGFLAGFMGATYDPFWVLDDPNQPNFHVRNLALPDGLAMDRMNDRRSLLSSLDHGLDLDSNQTLASMNDFQRQAFDLLTSNNAQQAFKLSEEPDSVRDRYGRNIYGQSVLLARRLIEANTRVVTMSWAPHANATWDTHGQNFNKLKNELLPQFDAACSSLIADLAERGMLQRTLVAVLGDFGRTPKINNNAGRDHWNSCYSIMLAGGGIKPGFVLGASDRSGAVPTHSPVSPGDIVATMYRLLGIDHQHLIYDTLNRPHTVVPEARLVPEIMA, encoded by the coding sequence ATGCCAGGCAGATTATCAGACCGTCGTCTATCGCGCCGCGAATTGTTACGCGTGGGCGCACTGGGTACCGCCGGTCTCACCCTGCCTCAACTGCTGGCATCACAAGCGGCGCGCGCCGCAGACTCGGTGAATGGTCCCGCAGCGAAAGCCGATGCCTGCATCATCCTGTTTTTGAATGGCGGCCCCAGTCATCTCGACATGTGGGACATGAAACCTTCCGGTCCGATTGAAATTCGCGGCGAATTCAATCCCATCGCCAGTTCGCTGGAGGGGGTCCAGGTCTGCGAACATCTGCCACTACTCGCGCAGCAAATGCATCACACGACTTTAATTCGTTCGATGAATCACAGCGTTAACAATTCCCATGCGGCTGCCGTCTATGCCGCACTCACCGGACACGATCGCGGCGAACAGGGAGGCGTCGCAAAACCCGATGATCATCCCTGCCCGGGAGCCGTGCTCGCCAAACTGCGACCGACGCCCCACGGTTCGCTGCCCTATATCTCACTTCCCTACAAAACCAAAGAAGGTGCCGCCGGCCCGCTGCAGCCCGGTTTTCTGGCCGGCTTCATGGGCGCGACCTACGATCCGTTCTGGGTACTCGATGATCCCAATCAACCGAATTTTCATGTCCGCAATCTGGCGCTGCCGGACGGCCTGGCCATGGATCGCATGAACGATCGTCGCAGCCTGCTCTCATCACTCGACCACGGATTAGACCTCGATTCGAATCAGACGCTGGCCTCGATGAACGATTTCCAGAGACAGGCGTTTGACCTGTTAACATCCAATAATGCCCAGCAGGCATTCAAACTGAGCGAAGAACCAGACTCTGTCCGCGACCGTTACGGCCGCAACATCTACGGACAGAGTGTGCTGCTGGCGCGACGACTGATTGAAGCCAATACACGTGTCGTCACCATGTCGTGGGCGCCGCATGCGAATGCCACCTGGGACACACACGGTCAGAACTTCAACAAACTGAAAAACGAGCTGCTGCCGCAATTCGACGCCGCCTGCAGCAGTCTGATCGCCGACCTCGCTGAACGGGGAATGTTACAGCGCACGCTGGTTGCCGTGCTGGGCGATTTCGGCCGCACACCGAAGATCAATAATAACGCCGGTCGCGACCACTGGAATTCGTGTTATTCAATCATGCTGGCCGGCGGCGGGATCAAGCCCGGCTTCGTCCTGGGAGCCAGCGACCGCTCGGGCGCGGTTCCCACGCACAGTCCCGTCTCCCCCGGCGACATCGTCGCCACCATGTATCGCCTGCTGGGCATCGACCACCAGCATCTGATCTACGACACACTCAACCGCCCACACACGGTTGTCCCCGAAGCCCGACTTGTACCGGAAATTATGGCGTGA
- a CDS encoding transcriptional repressor, with amino-acid sequence MSFKDELQARFETHEISQNHRLTRERLLVAQAVARQPDEFTAEELVEAMQAQQAEQRRCARATIYRTLYMLVELSMLLQLDTMNFVYRKNVD; translated from the coding sequence ATGAGCTTTAAAGATGAACTGCAGGCACGCTTTGAGACGCACGAAATTTCTCAAAACCACAGGTTGACCCGGGAACGTTTGCTGGTAGCCCAGGCAGTCGCCCGACAGCCGGACGAGTTTACCGCCGAGGAACTGGTTGAAGCGATGCAAGCGCAGCAGGCAGAGCAGAGGCGCTGTGCGCGGGCAACCATCTACCGCACCCTGTACATGCTGGTCGAACTGAGCATGTTGTTACAACTCGACACTATGAATTTCGTCTATCGGAAAAATGTGGATTGA
- a CDS encoding leucine-rich repeat domain-containing protein, whose product MINGMITWDYSKRTSLVFLFVSLVAGLLSCSSETSTQVSKEASLKQLQQLKAELSFNAQRQLIAIDLSERDLADADLPDFSPFVELREFHAIYTSLRGQCLSSLSQCPKLEVLNLYAAPIEDTYLNHLYGAATLKKVNLTGSSVSDKSISIIKSWKNLEELELGDTRFTLEAIEKLHRELPEIEIYPTPSSLPAGL is encoded by the coding sequence ATGATAAATGGCATGATCACCTGGGATTACTCAAAACGGACGTCCCTGGTCTTCCTGTTTGTCTCACTGGTCGCAGGTCTGCTCTCCTGCAGTTCTGAAACTTCCACACAGGTTTCGAAAGAGGCCTCCCTCAAACAACTGCAGCAGTTGAAAGCCGAATTGTCGTTCAATGCGCAGAGACAACTGATCGCCATTGATCTCTCTGAACGCGATCTCGCGGATGCGGATCTACCCGATTTCTCGCCGTTTGTGGAACTGCGTGAATTCCATGCCATTTACACATCACTTCGCGGCCAGTGTCTCTCCTCACTCAGTCAGTGCCCAAAACTCGAAGTGCTCAACCTGTATGCGGCACCGATTGAAGACACATACTTAAACCACCTGTACGGTGCCGCCACTCTCAAAAAAGTCAATCTGACAGGATCCAGCGTTTCAGATAAAAGTATCTCTATCATTAAATCCTGGAAAAATCTGGAAGAACTGGAACTCGGAGATACCAGATTCACCCTTGAGGCAATCGAAAAATTACACAGAGAACTACCGGAAATTGAAATTTACCCAACGCCGTCCTCTTTACCTGCAGGCCTGTGA
- a CDS encoding GntR family transcriptional regulator has translation MLTTLREKAYFHIRNKIQHRELTAGNRLEELKLAKELGISRVPVREAILQLESEGILCQVPRVGTFVKLPSRDEIREWCELRSALEGFAAEKAALEATPQAIEVITAVHRRMLQLARQIRAEGLTKLEGTLMKEWQQVDLDFHMAVVHAARNQSAEKLVSNLHIMDMFFEVTPEPIPLMVSRVCREHGTVLRAIRQHDPDAARKSMVSQIMSVLELLLDDYSTGRFKANYWNNIQTYTATRK, from the coding sequence ATGCTCACGACATTGCGAGAAAAAGCTTATTTTCACATCCGAAATAAAATTCAACACCGTGAATTAACCGCGGGAAACCGCCTGGAAGAACTGAAGCTGGCGAAAGAGCTGGGCATCAGCAGGGTACCAGTCCGCGAAGCCATCTTACAACTGGAAAGCGAAGGCATTCTCTGCCAGGTTCCCCGGGTGGGGACCTTCGTCAAACTCCCCAGTCGCGACGAAATCCGGGAATGGTGCGAACTGCGATCCGCGCTGGAAGGTTTTGCGGCCGAAAAAGCGGCTCTGGAAGCCACCCCCCAGGCGATTGAAGTGATTACTGCCGTCCATCGTCGGATGCTGCAACTGGCCAGGCAGATCCGCGCCGAGGGACTGACGAAGCTGGAAGGCACTCTCATGAAAGAGTGGCAGCAGGTTGACCTCGATTTTCATATGGCGGTGGTACACGCTGCCCGAAATCAGTCGGCTGAAAAGCTGGTCAGTAACTTACATATTATGGACATGTTCTTCGAAGTGACTCCGGAGCCGATACCGCTGATGGTCTCGCGTGTCTGTCGGGAACATGGAACCGTGCTGCGCGCGATCCGACAACATGATCCTGATGCAGCACGAAAATCAATGGTCTCTCAAATCATGTCCGTACTGGAGCTGTTGCTCGATGATTACAGCACTGGACGATTTAAAGCCAACTACTGGAACAACATTCAAACTTACACTGCGACCCGGAAATAA
- a CDS encoding alkene reductase has translation MTTTSPQLFTPVTIGDFRLPNRIAMAPLTRSRAGTERVPIALMAEYYKQRSAAGLILTEATTISPQANGWNESPGIYTDEMEAAWKQIPAAVHEQGGKIFLQLWHCGRASHPSFHNGEKHVAPSAIPIDAEYIHTPKGKEPHEVPRALETKELPVIVADYKQAAERAKRAGFDGIEVHSANGYLLDTFLQSKTNHRDDAYGGSVENRYRLLGEVVSAVTEVWPANRVGVRLSPNGNFNDMGSPDYREQFTYVASQLDQFGLAYLHVMDGLGFGFHELGEPMTLAEFRKVFHHPLIGNCGYTQESAEAAIAAGDADMIAFGRPFISNPDLVHRFAEGLELAPEAEMQDWYSPNGAKGYTDFPVAEEA, from the coding sequence ATGACCACGACTTCACCCCAGTTGTTTACGCCTGTCACAATTGGTGATTTCAGACTGCCCAACCGGATCGCCATGGCTCCCCTGACGCGGTCTCGCGCAGGAACAGAGCGAGTTCCCATTGCTTTGATGGCAGAATATTATAAACAGCGCTCCGCTGCCGGTCTGATTCTAACGGAAGCAACCACAATCTCCCCGCAGGCGAATGGCTGGAATGAAAGTCCCGGCATTTATACGGACGAAATGGAAGCGGCCTGGAAGCAGATTCCCGCCGCCGTCCATGAGCAGGGGGGGAAAATCTTTCTGCAGCTTTGGCACTGTGGGCGGGCCTCGCATCCCAGTTTCCATAACGGAGAGAAGCACGTCGCGCCCTCAGCCATTCCCATCGACGCGGAATATATTCATACGCCTAAAGGCAAAGAACCACACGAAGTCCCCCGCGCACTGGAAACCAAAGAGCTGCCGGTTATCGTCGCCGACTACAAACAGGCGGCCGAACGGGCGAAACGGGCTGGCTTTGATGGCATCGAAGTCCACTCGGCCAACGGCTATCTGCTCGACACCTTCCTGCAGTCGAAAACCAATCACCGCGATGACGCGTATGGCGGCAGCGTGGAGAACCGGTATCGTCTGCTGGGCGAAGTGGTCTCTGCGGTGACCGAAGTCTGGCCGGCAAATCGTGTAGGCGTGCGGCTTTCCCCTAATGGAAATTTCAACGACATGGGCTCCCCCGACTATCGGGAGCAGTTTACTTACGTCGCCTCTCAGCTGGATCAGTTCGGCCTGGCTTATCTGCACGTCATGGATGGCCTGGGTTTCGGCTTTCACGAACTGGGTGAGCCGATGACGCTTGCCGAGTTTCGTAAGGTCTTTCACCACCCTTTGATCGGCAACTGCGGTTACACACAGGAATCAGCCGAAGCAGCCATCGCCGCCGGTGATGCCGACATGATCGCCTTCGGCCGTCCCTTTATCAGCAACCCGGATCTGGTCCACCGGTTCGCGGAAGGCCTGGAACTCGCGCCTGAAGCCGAAATGCAGGACTGGTACAGCCCCAACGGTGCCAAAGGTTATACCGATTTCCCCGTCGCAGAAGAGGCATGA